Proteins from one Halopseudomonas pelagia genomic window:
- a CDS encoding EAL domain-containing protein translates to MSISVDIPKPCKSCQDNTPLCFDFSMAFQPIVDTRDNSIFAYEALIRGLAGEGAMQMLSKVNEDNRYIFDQSCRVKAVELASRLQIPCFVSINFLPNAVYQAATCIRATLEAARRYNFPTSRLIFEITENEQLVDKAHLKSIITEYKRQGFKTAIDDFGAGYSGLNLLAEFQPDIIKLDMALVRDIDTNPVRQAIVQGIMGVCKALNIEVIAEGIESLAELRLLQKLGVHLFQGYLFAKPAFEQLPEVSWPDA, encoded by the coding sequence ATGAGCATTAGCGTAGACATCCCCAAACCCTGCAAATCGTGCCAGGACAATACACCACTGTGTTTCGATTTCAGCATGGCTTTCCAGCCGATCGTGGATACCCGCGATAACAGCATTTTTGCCTATGAAGCCCTGATTCGCGGCCTGGCCGGCGAGGGCGCTATGCAGATGCTGTCCAAGGTGAACGAGGATAACCGTTATATCTTCGATCAGTCATGCCGGGTCAAAGCGGTGGAGCTGGCATCACGGCTGCAAATCCCCTGTTTCGTCAGCATCAACTTCCTGCCCAACGCGGTTTATCAGGCCGCCACCTGCATACGCGCGACGCTGGAAGCAGCCCGGCGCTACAACTTCCCGACCTCGCGACTGATTTTCGAGATTACCGAAAATGAGCAACTGGTCGACAAGGCTCACTTGAAGAGCATTATTACAGAGTACAAGCGCCAGGGCTTCAAAACGGCCATCGATGATTTTGGTGCCGGTTATTCCGGTCTTAACCTGCTCGCCGAATTTCAGCCGGACATCATCAAACTCGACATGGCCCTGGTTCGCGACATTGATACCAATCCAGTCCGTCAGGCGATCGTCCAGGGAATAATGGGCGTGTGCAAGGCACTGAATATCGAAGTCATCGCCGAAGGTATTGAAAGCCTCGCCGAGTTGCGCCTGCTTCAGAAACTTGGCGTGCATCTGTTTCAGGGTTACCTGTTTGCCAAGCCGGCATTTGAACAGCTGCCCGAAGTCAGTTGGCCCGATGCCTGA
- the pap gene encoding polyphosphate:AMP phosphotransferase yields the protein MPDYSLSKKAYKQQSAELNEALLEAQFELRKAGKGPVLLLISGNDLAGKAEVIHTFYAWLDSRFLNTRAFVLPQGIEKRMPRMWRYWRSLPPAGELGFYLGSWYHQPLMGFSRGNLSANAFKQQMEDILRFEQLLSDEGVVVLKVWLHLSPNGEAVETSAGQQRYQDTVAMREWGDFSRADYEKVRAGAQKMIELTSTEQAPWIRIPSHDPRYRDIEIAKLLLKAMRQHLESSTESAAGHHKSFLPGSVDRLNSVDYSAQLEKDDYKAQLEDYQNQLRELVSHPRFARRSLLLVFEGTDAAGKGGAIRRITQCLDPRYLRVHGTRAPTEEERTQPYLTRFWKRIPAPGTVVVFDRSYYGRVLVERVEGFCGAADWQRAYGEINDFEQQLQQANTLVIKFWLAITEEEQLARFQAREASPLKRHKLTEEDWRNRQQWSTYQKAINDMLEFTDTKQAPWHVIAAEDKRHARVQTLKIVCDTLRKALK from the coding sequence ATGCCTGATTACAGCCTCAGCAAGAAAGCCTACAAACAGCAGAGCGCCGAGTTGAATGAAGCCCTGCTGGAAGCGCAGTTTGAACTGCGCAAAGCCGGCAAAGGCCCGGTTCTGTTGTTGATTAGCGGCAATGACCTGGCCGGAAAAGCGGAGGTTATTCATACCTTCTACGCCTGGCTGGATAGCCGCTTTCTCAATACCCGCGCCTTTGTTTTGCCCCAGGGAATTGAGAAACGCATGCCGCGCATGTGGCGCTATTGGCGCTCCCTGCCGCCGGCTGGCGAACTGGGTTTCTACCTGGGCTCCTGGTACCACCAGCCGCTGATGGGCTTCAGTCGGGGCAACCTTTCGGCCAATGCTTTCAAACAGCAGATGGAAGATATCCTGCGCTTCGAACAATTACTCAGTGACGAAGGCGTTGTGGTGCTCAAGGTCTGGCTGCATCTCAGCCCGAATGGCGAAGCCGTTGAAACATCTGCGGGCCAGCAGCGCTATCAGGATACCGTGGCCATGCGTGAATGGGGCGACTTCAGCCGGGCTGATTACGAAAAAGTCCGCGCCGGGGCACAGAAGATGATCGAACTGACGTCTACCGAGCAAGCGCCCTGGATCAGGATTCCCAGTCACGACCCGCGTTACCGCGATATCGAGATCGCCAAGCTGCTGCTCAAAGCAATGCGTCAGCATCTCGAGTCTTCCACTGAGTCTGCCGCTGGCCATCACAAGAGTTTTCTACCGGGTAGCGTGGATCGTCTGAATAGTGTCGATTACAGCGCACAACTGGAAAAGGACGATTACAAGGCGCAGCTGGAGGACTACCAGAACCAACTACGGGAACTGGTGAGCCATCCGCGCTTCGCGCGGCGCAGCCTGCTGCTGGTTTTCGAAGGCACTGACGCAGCGGGCAAAGGCGGCGCCATTCGCCGCATTACCCAATGCCTAGATCCTCGCTACCTGCGAGTGCACGGCACCCGCGCTCCAACCGAAGAGGAACGCACCCAACCCTACCTGACACGATTCTGGAAGCGCATTCCAGCCCCCGGCACAGTGGTGGTGTTTGATCGCAGTTACTATGGCCGTGTGTTGGTCGAACGGGTTGAAGGTTTTTGTGGGGCTGCAGACTGGCAGCGCGCGTATGGCGAGATCAATGATTTCGAGCAGCAACTGCAGCAGGCCAATACGCTGGTGATCAAGTTCTGGCTGGCGATCACCGAAGAGGAACAGCTCGCGCGTTTCCAGGCGCGTGAAGCATCGCCGCTGAAACGGCACAAGCTGACTGAAGAGGACTGGCGTAACCGCCAACAATGGTCCACCTACCAGAAAGCCATCAACGACATGCTGGAATTCACCGACACCAAACAAGCACCCTGGCACGTCATCGCCGCGGAAGATAAACGCCATGCCCGAGTGCAGACCTTGAAAATTGTTTGCGACACTTTGCGCAAGGCGTTGAAATAA
- the mscL gene encoding large-conductance mechanosensitive channel protein MscL, translated as MSIVQEFKAFAMRGNVIDMAVGIIIGAAFGKVVSSFVANVVMPPLGLLIGGVDFADLAIVLKEAQGEIPAVTLGYGLFIQSIVDFLIIATAIFVAIKVMNSLKREEEAAPTPPPPETMSKQEILLTEIRDLLQQKPNP; from the coding sequence ATGAGTATTGTTCAGGAATTCAAAGCGTTTGCCATGCGCGGCAATGTGATCGATATGGCCGTAGGTATCATTATTGGCGCGGCCTTTGGCAAGGTGGTGTCCTCCTTCGTGGCCAACGTGGTAATGCCGCCGCTGGGACTGCTGATTGGCGGTGTAGATTTTGCCGATCTGGCCATTGTGCTGAAGGAAGCACAGGGTGAAATTCCTGCGGTGACCCTGGGCTACGGCCTGTTTATCCAGAGCATTGTCGACTTCCTGATTATTGCCACAGCGATTTTCGTCGCGATCAAAGTGATGAACAGCCTCAAGCGTGAGGAAGAAGCCGCGCCTACGCCTCCCCCGCCGGAAACCATGAGCAAGCAGGAAATCCTGCTCACCGAAATTCGCGACCTGCTGCAGCAAAAGCCCAACCCCTGA
- a CDS encoding methyltransferase, which produces MQSCDTPFGTLNLERYPPTQNPTLQAFDTADLYLLQSAAELPVSDLPILVINDNFGTLACALAKAEPARKVHSWSDSKLAQLGLQSNLAANDLPFEAVQFIDSQQTPSGPYQCVLMRVPKSLTLMQDQLFRLRPALAEQAQVIAGAMVKHLPHAAGDLLAQYIGPYQASLAWKKSRLLTSTLDSALSPDKPELETRYELPASTFQLLNKPGVFSREKLDNGTRALLSSLPTGQEGGCIVDLGCGNGALGIMAAQLNPDAQLVFIDESYAAVASARHNFSQAFPERAAEFNVSDGLTEFEDGSADLILCNPPFHQQQAVGDEMAKRLFEQSYSALSTTGSLMVVGNRHLGYHVKLRAWFEKVEQLSGNPKFVVLKASN; this is translated from the coding sequence ATGCAATCATGTGACACCCCGTTCGGCACTCTGAATCTCGAGCGCTACCCGCCCACTCAGAACCCCACGCTGCAAGCCTTTGATACGGCCGATCTGTATCTGCTGCAAAGTGCCGCTGAGTTGCCCGTTTCAGACCTGCCGATTCTGGTCATCAATGATAATTTTGGCACTTTGGCCTGCGCGCTGGCCAAGGCAGAGCCGGCCCGCAAGGTGCACAGCTGGAGCGATTCAAAACTGGCGCAGCTGGGGTTGCAGAGCAACCTGGCGGCCAATGACCTGCCCTTTGAGGCGGTGCAGTTTATCGACAGCCAGCAAACGCCGAGCGGCCCGTACCAGTGCGTGCTGATGCGCGTACCCAAAAGCCTGACGCTGATGCAGGACCAGCTGTTCCGCCTGCGCCCAGCCCTGGCGGAGCAGGCGCAGGTCATTGCCGGCGCCATGGTCAAGCATCTACCGCACGCTGCAGGCGATCTGTTGGCGCAATATATCGGCCCGTACCAGGCGTCACTGGCCTGGAAAAAATCCCGATTGCTGACCAGCACACTGGATTCCGCACTGAGCCCTGACAAACCAGAGCTGGAAACGCGTTATGAGTTGCCCGCTTCCACATTTCAACTGCTGAACAAGCCGGGCGTGTTCTCCCGAGAGAAGCTGGATAACGGTACCCGCGCGCTACTTTCAAGCCTGCCCACCGGGCAGGAAGGTGGCTGCATTGTTGATCTGGGTTGCGGCAATGGCGCATTGGGCATCATGGCAGCGCAGCTCAATCCTGACGCGCAGTTAGTATTTATCGATGAGTCCTACGCTGCTGTCGCCTCGGCCCGGCACAATTTCAGCCAAGCCTTTCCCGAGCGCGCTGCCGAGTTTAACGTCAGCGACGGCTTGACCGAGTTCGAGGACGGCAGCGCTGACCTGATTCTGTGCAACCCGCCCTTTCATCAGCAGCAAGCAGTCGGCGATGAAATGGCCAAGCGGCTGTTCGAGCAAAGCTATAGCGCTTTGAGCACAACAGGCAGCCTGATGGTCGTAGGTAACCGGCACCTGGGCTACCACGTCAAATTACGCGCCTGGTTCGAGAAGGTTGAGCAGTTGTCCGGCAATCCCAAATTCGTGGTACTTAAAGCCAGCAATTGA
- a CDS encoding DUF2256 domain-containing protein, whose product MKSKYDVPVKTCATCGLPFRWRKKWARCWAEVKYCSERCRRQ is encoded by the coding sequence ATGAAGAGCAAATATGATGTGCCGGTAAAGACCTGTGCCACATGCGGATTGCCGTTTCGCTGGCGCAAGAAATGGGCGCGCTGCTGGGCAGAGGTGAAATACTGCTCGGAGCGCTGCCGGCGACAGTAA
- a CDS encoding cryptochrome/photolyase family protein → MSVRHLILILGDQLDDAISSLRDADPQRDRILMAEVMEEGRYVPHHPQKILFVLSAMRHFAEQLRAEGFTVDYVRLDDAGNSGTLLGELERARTRLAPERILLCKPSEWRLLDIFQQAQQRWPELQLRDDERFFCTQSRFEAWAKGRKQLRMELFYREMRKHTHLLMDPDGGPAGGAWNYDADNRKALPASVEIPPQPHFPSDAITQEVQALVAERFADHYGVLEGFDYPVTRDAAEMLWAHFLELGMPSFGDYQDAMADNQPYLFHARIAAAMNVGLLDPRRVCLDVQVAWQAGDIPLNAAEGFIRQILGWREYVRGIYWLMMPDYAERNALGNQRDLPEFYWTGETRMNCMSQAIGQTLEHAYAHHIQRLMVTGNFALLTGVQPKQICDWYLAVYMDAFDWVELPNTLGMVMHADGGYLGSKPYCASGQYIKRMSNHCKGCAYKVTEQTGEKACPFNSLYWHFLMRHRDKLGANHRLAMVYRNLDRMPDAKQQALWAWGEKLLARLDAGQPL, encoded by the coding sequence ATGAGCGTGCGCCACCTCATTCTGATTCTCGGGGATCAGCTCGACGACGCTATCAGTTCGCTGCGTGATGCCGATCCGCAACGGGACCGGATACTGATGGCCGAGGTGATGGAAGAGGGTCGTTACGTCCCTCATCACCCGCAGAAAATCCTCTTCGTTCTTTCCGCCATGCGCCATTTCGCCGAGCAGTTGCGCGCAGAGGGTTTCACGGTTGATTACGTAAGGCTTGATGACGCAGGCAATAGCGGAACCTTGCTTGGCGAGCTGGAGCGTGCCCGCACGCGACTCGCACCCGAGCGGATCCTGCTGTGCAAGCCCAGCGAGTGGCGTCTACTGGATATTTTCCAGCAAGCGCAGCAGCGATGGCCTGAGCTGCAGCTGCGTGATGACGAGCGCTTTTTCTGTACCCAGTCACGCTTTGAAGCTTGGGCAAAAGGCCGCAAACAGCTGCGTATGGAGCTGTTCTACCGGGAGATGCGCAAACATACCCACCTGTTGATGGACCCTGATGGCGGGCCTGCCGGCGGTGCCTGGAACTACGACGCGGACAACCGCAAGGCGCTGCCGGCTTCGGTGGAGATTCCACCTCAGCCGCATTTCCCATCTGACGCCATTACTCAGGAGGTGCAGGCGCTGGTTGCCGAGCGTTTCGCCGATCACTATGGCGTACTGGAGGGTTTTGATTACCCGGTCACCCGGGACGCCGCAGAGATGCTGTGGGCGCATTTTCTGGAGTTGGGCATGCCGTCTTTTGGCGACTATCAGGATGCCATGGCAGACAACCAACCCTACCTGTTTCATGCGCGTATCGCCGCGGCGATGAATGTCGGTCTGCTTGATCCGCGGCGCGTGTGTCTGGACGTGCAGGTCGCCTGGCAGGCCGGTGATATTCCGCTGAATGCGGCGGAGGGCTTTATCCGCCAGATACTCGGTTGGCGCGAATATGTGCGCGGTATCTACTGGCTGATGATGCCGGATTATGCCGAGCGCAACGCTCTGGGTAACCAGCGTGATTTGCCGGAGTTCTACTGGACCGGCGAAACCCGGATGAACTGCATGAGCCAGGCTATCGGCCAGACGCTGGAACACGCCTACGCGCACCATATTCAACGGCTGATGGTGACCGGAAACTTTGCACTGCTCACCGGCGTTCAGCCCAAGCAGATATGTGACTGGTATCTGGCGGTCTATATGGATGCCTTTGATTGGGTCGAGCTGCCCAATACGCTAGGCATGGTCATGCATGCCGATGGCGGTTACCTAGGCTCGAAACCCTATTGTGCCAGTGGCCAGTACATCAAGCGCATGTCCAATCACTGCAAGGGTTGCGCCTACAAGGTGACCGAACAGACTGGTGAAAAGGCCTGCCCGTTCAACTCGCTGTATTGGCATTTTCTCATGCGTCACCGGGACAAGCTCGGCGCCAATCATCGCCTGGCCATGGTCTATCGCAACCTGGACCGCATGCCGGATGCCAAGCAGCAGGCGCTGTGGGCCTGGGGCGAAAAGCTGTTGGCGCGGCTCGACGCTGGTCAGCCGCTGTGA
- a CDS encoding TIGR00645 family protein, producing the protein MERLLENLLYSARWILAPIYLGLSLALFALAVKFFQEVIHLVPNLFAIAEADLILVVLSLVDMALVGGLLVMVMISGYENFVSQLNIDEGKEKLSWLGKMDSGSLKMKVAASIVAISSIHLLKVFMNAQNIPNDKMMWYVIIHMTFVVSAFGMGILDKLAKVNGDPKLDKL; encoded by the coding sequence ATGGAAAGGTTACTGGAAAATTTGTTGTACTCGGCGCGTTGGATTCTGGCGCCTATCTATCTGGGCCTATCCCTCGCGCTCTTTGCGCTGGCGGTGAAATTTTTCCAGGAAGTGATCCACCTTGTCCCCAATCTGTTTGCGATTGCCGAGGCCGATCTGATTCTGGTCGTATTGTCGCTGGTAGATATGGCGCTGGTGGGAGGGTTGCTGGTGATGGTGATGATCTCCGGCTATGAGAATTTCGTGTCTCAGCTGAACATCGATGAAGGCAAGGAAAAGCTCAGTTGGCTGGGCAAGATGGACTCCGGCTCTTTGAAGATGAAAGTGGCTGCGTCGATCGTCGCGATTTCGTCAATTCACCTGCTGAAAGTCTTTATGAACGCGCAGAATATCCCTAATGACAAGATGATGTGGTACGTGATCATCCATATGACCTTCGTGGTCTCAGCCTTCGGTATGGGGATTCTGGATAAGCTGGCCAAGGTCAATGGCGACCCTAAACTCGACAAGCTCTAA
- a CDS encoding Lon protease family protein has protein sequence MSNKAAAMRLTPEQLTVPIDLDSLGFVTTDELEPFRGILGQDRAVEAMQFGVAMHRPGYNVFVMGEPGTGRFSYVMRYLKAEAKRQITPQDCVYVNNFDEPREPRVLSLSPGTAGALLADIDKLIDNLLATFPAVFEHPAFQQKKSAIDRGFNQRYDRAIDSVERKALEKNIAVYRDAQNIAFTPMKEGKALDEAEFAQLPEEERERFHVDISALEEVLNEALSSLPQWKRETSNQLRELNELTITEAIQPLLDPLIEQYAGNEGICDYLHAMRQNLLKTVIDQLVEERAPEARPEAYKKQILTEQYCPSLVVGHPDSGGAPVVHEPHPSYDNLFGRIEYSSDQGALITNYRHIRPGALHRANGGYLVLEAEKLLGEPFVWDALKRALHSRQLKMESPWADMGRLTTVTLTPEVIPLAVKIVIIGSRHLYYTLQDVDPDFQEMFRVLVDFDEDLPRTLDSIESMAQLLKTRTFEEGLAPLTAAAVARVLTHSARLAEHQQRLSARISDIFQLVAEADFTRQLANDPLIDTAHIDRALQAKEMRTGRVSARIREDMLSGVILIDTQGAEVGKCNGLTVLEVGDSVFGVPARISATVYPGGSGIVDIEREVNLGQPIHSKGVMILTGYMGSRYAQHFPLEISASIALEQSYGYVDGDSASLGEVCALISALSRIPLKQGFAITGSINQFGEVQAVGGVNEKIEGFFRLCQARGLTGEQGAIIPRSNVPNLMLDDTVLEAVRAGQFNIYAVSHVDQALGLLAGDEPGTADDQGHFPEGTINARVVDRLREIAERDDEEEESEESAKSEAKPDSLL, from the coding sequence ATGAGCAATAAAGCCGCTGCCATGCGCCTGACCCCTGAACAACTCACAGTGCCTATTGATCTGGATAGCCTCGGGTTTGTCACCACCGATGAGCTTGAGCCGTTTCGCGGCATTCTTGGGCAGGACCGAGCGGTGGAGGCGATGCAGTTTGGGGTGGCCATGCATCGGCCTGGGTATAACGTGTTTGTCATGGGCGAGCCGGGCACCGGGCGTTTCTCCTACGTGATGCGTTACCTGAAAGCCGAGGCCAAGCGCCAGATCACGCCGCAGGATTGCGTCTATGTGAACAACTTTGACGAGCCGCGTGAACCTCGTGTGCTGAGCCTGTCACCGGGTACCGCAGGGGCGCTGCTGGCGGATATCGACAAGTTGATCGACAACCTGTTGGCAACTTTTCCCGCCGTATTCGAGCACCCGGCTTTTCAGCAGAAAAAAAGCGCCATCGACCGCGGTTTCAACCAGCGATATGACCGGGCCATCGATTCGGTGGAGCGCAAGGCGCTGGAAAAGAACATTGCGGTTTACCGAGATGCGCAGAACATTGCCTTTACCCCAATGAAAGAGGGCAAAGCGCTGGACGAAGCCGAGTTTGCCCAGTTGCCGGAGGAGGAGCGCGAGCGCTTTCATGTGGATATTTCGGCGCTGGAGGAAGTCCTCAATGAGGCCTTGTCCAGCCTGCCGCAATGGAAACGGGAAACCAGCAACCAGCTTCGTGAACTGAACGAGCTGACGATTACCGAGGCGATTCAACCGCTGCTTGATCCGCTGATCGAACAGTACGCCGGTAACGAAGGCATCTGCGATTACCTGCACGCGATGCGGCAGAATCTACTGAAGACGGTGATTGATCAGCTGGTCGAGGAACGCGCGCCCGAGGCCCGTCCGGAAGCGTACAAAAAGCAGATATTGACTGAGCAGTATTGCCCGAGCCTGGTCGTCGGCCACCCGGACAGCGGCGGCGCGCCGGTGGTGCATGAGCCGCACCCATCCTATGACAATCTGTTTGGCCGTATTGAATACAGCTCTGACCAGGGGGCGCTGATCACCAATTACCGGCATATTCGACCCGGCGCATTGCACCGCGCCAACGGCGGTTACCTGGTATTGGAAGCGGAAAAATTGCTGGGGGAACCCTTTGTCTGGGACGCCCTGAAGCGCGCGCTGCATTCCCGCCAGCTGAAAATGGAGTCGCCCTGGGCCGATATGGGCCGGCTGACCACTGTAACCTTGACGCCGGAAGTGATTCCGCTGGCAGTCAAGATCGTCATTATCGGCTCACGCCATCTGTATTACACGTTGCAGGACGTGGATCCCGACTTTCAGGAAATGTTTCGCGTGCTGGTGGACTTCGACGAAGACCTGCCGCGTACGCTGGACAGCATCGAAAGCATGGCGCAGTTGCTCAAAACGCGTACCTTCGAGGAAGGACTGGCGCCGCTCACCGCAGCGGCGGTCGCCCGGGTGCTGACTCACAGCGCGCGTCTGGCAGAACATCAACAGCGTTTGTCGGCGCGCATCAGCGATATTTTCCAGTTGGTCGCCGAAGCCGACTTTACCCGGCAACTGGCGAATGACCCGCTGATTGATACCGCTCACATCGACCGCGCGCTACAGGCCAAGGAAATGCGCACCGGCCGCGTTAGTGCCCGCATCCGCGAGGACATGCTGTCTGGGGTCATCCTGATTGATACCCAGGGTGCGGAAGTCGGTAAATGCAACGGCCTCACGGTGCTGGAGGTCGGCGACTCGGTATTCGGCGTGCCGGCGCGCATCAGCGCCACGGTTTACCCCGGTGGTAGTGGGATTGTGGACATCGAGCGGGAAGTTAATCTGGGCCAGCCGATTCACTCCAAGGGGGTGATGATTCTGACCGGTTATATGGGAAGCCGTTACGCTCAGCATTTCCCTCTGGAGATCTCCGCCAGCATTGCACTGGAGCAGTCCTACGGTTATGTGGATGGCGACAGCGCCTCGCTGGGTGAGGTTTGCGCGCTGATCTCGGCGTTGTCGCGGATCCCTTTGAAGCAGGGCTTCGCCATTACTGGCTCAATTAACCAGTTTGGTGAAGTGCAGGCGGTCGGTGGTGTGAACGAGAAGATCGAGGGGTTTTTCCGGCTATGCCAGGCGCGTGGCCTGACTGGCGAACAGGGTGCAATTATTCCGCGCTCCAACGTACCCAATCTGATGCTCGACGACACCGTGCTGGAGGCCGTACGCGCGGGCCAGTTCAATATCTATGCGGTGAGTCACGTCGATCAGGCCCTGGGTCTGCTGGCGGGGGACGAGCCGGGCACAGCGGATGATCAGGGCCATTTCCCCGAGGGCACTATCAATGCCCGAGTTGTTGATCGGCTTCGCGAGATTGCTGAGCGTGATGACGAGGAAGAGGAGAGCGAGGAAAGCGCCAAGTCCGAGGCGAAACCGGACAGTCTACTTTGA
- a CDS encoding amidase: protein MSLSPQEYMGSDATELARQITEGHTTPAELLDVAIAQYHRLNPQLNAVCQPMFEIARQRVKQPLAGPLAGVPILIKDAIQDYAGLPTGNGSKVFSRIPARQHSHIVQRLLNAGAVIMGKSNTPELALKGVTDPEAFGPSRNPWNMAHTTGGSSGGSAAAVASGMVPMAGANDGGGSIRIPAACCGLFGLRPSRGRVSVGPTHGEIWEGASSDLVLCRSVRDAALAMDVLAGPNRGDPFVLAPAALAFRDLAKREPGVLRIGYSTRSPVDTPVHPEAIRAVKNAAELLRSLGHEVVEAEPVYDGMALARCYLNMYFGQVAATLDQAREMGARDEEFELLTRTLAAFGRSMSSATYINSHRQWNQFGQALGSFYQQHDLFMTPALAHPPIRHEKANLPRKQTRVIELLLNTGLLPLLARWGALDNMVSDMARKNLTYVPFTQLANLTGTPAMSVPLHWTADGLPLGVQFCGPSASEALLLQLASQLEAAQPGPINGRL from the coding sequence ATGTCTTTAAGCCCACAAGAGTATATGGGTAGCGACGCCACGGAGCTGGCCCGTCAAATAACTGAAGGCCACACCACGCCAGCGGAATTATTGGACGTTGCCATTGCGCAATATCACCGCCTCAACCCGCAATTGAACGCCGTTTGCCAGCCGATGTTCGAGATCGCCCGTCAGCGTGTCAAACAACCGCTCGCAGGCCCGCTGGCAGGCGTGCCGATATTGATCAAGGATGCCATCCAGGATTACGCAGGCTTGCCTACCGGCAATGGCAGCAAGGTGTTCAGCCGTATTCCTGCACGCCAGCATTCACATATCGTCCAACGCCTGTTGAACGCTGGCGCGGTCATTATGGGCAAAAGCAACACGCCCGAGTTGGCGCTCAAGGGCGTCACCGATCCCGAAGCTTTCGGCCCTAGCCGCAACCCCTGGAACATGGCACATACCACCGGCGGATCCAGCGGCGGCTCGGCTGCTGCTGTAGCCTCTGGCATGGTACCGATGGCCGGGGCCAACGACGGTGGTGGCTCCATTCGTATCCCCGCGGCCTGTTGCGGCTTGTTCGGATTGCGTCCATCGCGGGGGCGGGTATCGGTTGGGCCGACACATGGCGAGATATGGGAGGGCGCTTCCAGTGACCTGGTGCTGTGCCGCAGCGTACGCGACGCGGCTTTGGCCATGGACGTACTGGCCGGTCCCAATCGCGGCGATCCCTTTGTACTGGCGCCCGCAGCCCTGGCATTTCGTGATCTGGCCAAGCGCGAGCCTGGCGTGCTGCGCATCGGCTATAGCACCCGCTCACCGGTTGATACGCCAGTACACCCCGAGGCCATACGTGCGGTAAAGAATGCCGCCGAACTACTGCGCTCGCTGGGTCATGAAGTGGTAGAAGCCGAGCCTGTTTACGACGGCATGGCATTGGCGCGCTGTTATCTGAACATGTATTTCGGGCAGGTGGCAGCAACGCTGGACCAGGCGCGGGAAATGGGTGCACGGGATGAAGAGTTCGAGTTACTCACGCGCACGCTGGCTGCGTTCGGGCGCAGTATGTCCAGCGCAACCTATATCAACAGTCACCGGCAGTGGAATCAGTTTGGCCAGGCGCTGGGCAGCTTCTATCAGCAACACGATCTGTTTATGACTCCAGCTCTGGCACATCCACCTATCCGCCACGAGAAAGCCAACTTGCCGCGCAAACAGACGCGAGTGATCGAGCTGCTGCTGAACACCGGCCTGCTACCGTTACTGGCGCGTTGGGGGGCGCTGGACAATATGGTCAGTGACATGGCGCGGAAGAATCTGACCTACGTGCCCTTTACCCAATTGGCCAACCTGACCGGCACGCCAGCAATGAGCGTGCCGCTGCACTGGACCGCCGATGGCCTGCCGCTAGGCGTGCAATTCTGCGGCCCATCCGCCAGCGAGGCGCTGCTGTTGCAACTGGCCAGCCAACTGGAAGCGGCCCAACCTGGACCCATAAATGGCCGGCTATAA
- a CDS encoding uroporphyrinogen-III synthase, which translates to MTDATLPLTGRYIALPESRELDLFAAMLVKRGAEVLRCPLVSIHDAPDQEPVLAWIADFIAQPYDDLILLTGEGLRRLLAAAERAGGSLRDDFIAQLGNVRKLTRGPKPGTALRQIGLKADLVAVEPTTEGVIKTLEAGDLSDRRIAVQLYGTEPNRLLVDFLANAGAHVSTVAPYVYADDVEDARVEELVTVVLAGQLDAIAFTSATQVRRLFQIGRRQCGEPALIAALAKLKVAAVGPIVADELRERGVQVDLMPESSFFMKPLVRELVKSLGVPGVEDNDSD; encoded by the coding sequence ATGACCGACGCGACCTTGCCCCTGACGGGCCGTTATATTGCCTTGCCCGAGAGCCGTGAGCTGGATCTGTTTGCGGCCATGCTGGTCAAGCGCGGTGCCGAAGTACTGCGCTGCCCGCTGGTGTCCATTCACGATGCTCCGGATCAAGAGCCCGTGCTAGCCTGGATCGCCGACTTTATTGCGCAGCCCTATGATGACTTGATCCTGCTGACTGGCGAAGGCTTGCGCCGGTTGCTGGCTGCAGCCGAGCGTGCTGGCGGCAGCCTGCGCGATGATTTCATTGCCCAATTGGGCAATGTGCGCAAACTCACGCGCGGCCCCAAGCCGGGCACTGCACTGCGACAGATTGGCCTCAAGGCGGATCTGGTCGCAGTAGAGCCGACTACCGAAGGGGTGATCAAGACGCTGGAAGCTGGCGATCTGTCCGACAGGCGCATTGCGGTGCAATTGTATGGCACCGAGCCTAATCGCCTGCTGGTGGATTTTCTCGCCAACGCCGGGGCTCACGTCAGTACCGTTGCGCCATACGTGTATGCCGATGATGTCGAAGATGCGCGGGTCGAGGAACTGGTGACGGTGGTTCTGGCCGGGCAACTGGATGCGATTGCTTTTACCAGCGCCACGCAGGTACGCCGCCTGTTTCAGATTGGCCGTCGGCAATGCGGTGAGCCTGCGTTAATTGCGGCATTGGCCAAGCTTAAGGTGGCGGCTGTGGGGCCTATCGTGGCTGATGAATTGCGTGAACGCGGCGTTCAGGTTGATCTGATGCCGGAGAGCAGTTTCTTTATGAAGCCGCTGGTGCGTGAGCTGGTCAAATCGCTGGGTGTGCCCGGGGTGGAGGACAACGATTCAGATTGA